The following is a genomic window from Spirosoma foliorum.
GCGGTCACTTATCCAGTCTACACCTGTGTGAGTAACCCGGTTTCAATCTGTTCAGCGGGTCAGCAAGTGGTGAGTTACAACACGGGGGCCGTGGGGTTGAACGGGGCGACGAGTGTGACGAATCCAACTTACGGGACGGGTACGCCCGATGGTGCCTATGCGGTGATCGCTGCCAATGGGGTACTGACGCTGGATCTGGGTTCGGTGGTAGCGGGAGGCAACACGGTGAGCGTGAACTATAAATCGGGTGATTTAGTCGCGCCCATGCAGGTGTTGGTGGCCACCAATTTGGGTGGCCCTTATACAACTATAGGTCAGATGCCAGCCTCAACGGCCAATACGACGGGGAGTCTGACACTTCCCGTCGATGCTCGGTACGTGCAACTCCAAACGAAGGCGACGACTTATTCGGTGGATGCGGTTACGCGTCCGGTCTATACCTGCGTTAGCTCGACCATTACGAGTGGCATTGTGTATTTAGACGGGAACATCAATGGGGTGCTAAATAGTGTCGAGCAGGGAGTAGGCGGTGTTACGGTGAATGCCTATGATGCCAGTGGTAATCTGGTAGGAACCACAACGACCTCTGCGGGTAATCCGACACTGAATATTCCAGCGGGCTATTATAATTTCAGTAACCTGACGGCAGGCCAACCCTATAAACTGGAGTTTAGCAATTGGCCTTCGCAGTATAGCCCTTCAGTATATGGAATCAACGATGGAACAACCGTGCAATTTATACAGGGGGTTACCCAGAATAACGATTTAGGCCTGTATTTACCCAGCAGTATATGTAGCCTGCAAGATAACTCTCGAATGGTATTTGGGACAGGATTATCAGGGGCGTCAACATCTGTTGGCTCATGGGATTATCTTGATAGAGGTAAAGCCGTTTATGGTGCCAGTAGTGGGGGTGGATATAGTATCACTAATGATATAGCATCTTCAAAGATTGGGGTTCCCTTGGGAGTGGCATCACAACGTCCGACTAATTGGGTATATATGTCACCACTTTCGACAAATATACCTGGAGTGTTTCCTCAGGCCCCAGATGGGTCGTCGGCTATATATATCGCTGATTATAACGGCCAAAATGGTGACCAAACTTACCAGGGTACAAAGTTATTGGTGAAATTATCAGACTTGGGCATTAATGTAGGAAGTACAGCTACATCAGTAGGAGGAAATCCATTTGGTGTACAGGGATTAGGCGGGCTAGACTTCTCGCAATCAGGCGATACGATGTATGTCGTCAATATGTCTAAAGGTACTTTAGTAGGCGTAGATGTAAGTCAGGTAGATTACAATAATTTGCCGGCAACTAAACCTACTTCGGCCTTTGAAATAACACCACCATCCTCATTAGCAAACTGTAGTGGAGGTGTTTACCGGCCTACTGCTCTGAAACAGTATGGTGGCAAGATTTATATGGGCGGAGTTTGTGATGCAGAAATTAGTCAGAGTAATGCCGATTTGAAAGGAGTGGTGCTGGCGTATGATCCGGCTAGTGGAACATGGAGTAAGGCCTTAAGTTATCCCATTACATTTACTGGTGGAGGTACTTCTGCTGGTGCAGAAAGCGGAACAGTACAATATAGTTGGGGGAATACTACCTCTGCTGGGTTGCAGCCTGTTATGTTGGATCTGGCATTTGCCGACAATGGAGCGATGGTAATTGGTACGACAGACCGTCATGTATATGGAGCACCAACAAGTGCTAATCAGACTGGATATGTTATGGGAGCCTGGCCTAATGGTGATGGGACTTATACATTGGAAAGTCAAGGGAAATTAGGGCCATATACTGGACTTCCAAGTTTTAACTCAGGAGATCCAGGGGCACCTGATGGGCCGGGTGGGCAAGGATGGTTCTTTCAGCAGAACTCGGCAGGAGGACATCCATATGCTTTCAATGGAGGTTTGTATATTAAAACGGGTACAAACTATGTAGTAGCTGGATATACAGATGCGGGTGGTTTATATTTGATGGGAGCCAGTTATTTAAATTTGACCACCGGGATTGGGGAGTATAGTACTCCATTGATTGGCGGACAAAAAATAAGCCGTATCACGGGTACTGATCAGGTCTGCGATGCGATACCTCCTATTGAAATCGGTAACCGGGTCTGGAAAGATACTAATGGTAATGGCATTCAGGATGCAGGCGAGCCTTCTCTGGCTGGTGTAACGGTTGAGTTGCGGGATGCCAGTGGTAATCTGGTAGCTACCGCCGTGACAGATGCCAATGGCAACTATATCTTCTCCAATCAGGCGGGTAGTAGTACCACTAGTCAGAAATACGGCCTGCCCATTACCCAGAATACCAACTATACGATTGATGTTGCGTCCTTGGGTACGGATCCCTCTACGACTGGCTTGACCTTGACAAATATTTCTCCATCACTAGGTGAAACCGCTGGGAGTGTGAATACCGGGTCTACCATTGACAATAACGATGCCTTCCTGGTCAATGGCTTGCCTACGATTAGTATAAAGACAGGACCTGACGGAATCATCAATCATAACTATGATTTTGGTTTCATCGGTTCGAGCTTTGATCTGGCCCTGACCAAGTCGTTAGCTCCAGGCCAGGCTTCGATTATCAAGCCGGGCAGCAATGTCACTTTTGCCGTGGTTGTCTACAACCAGGGATCATCGCCAGCCTACAACATCCAACTGGCTGATTATATTCCGGCTGGGCTGACGCTGAACGACGCGAACTGGACAGCTAATGGCTCAACCGCTACGCTGAAAACGCCTATTTCGGGCTCCCTGGCCGCTGGCAGCAGCACCACGGTGACCATTACCTTCACCGTCAGCAGCACGGCGTCGGGGCCAATTATCAACAAGGCTGAAATCAGCAGTGCCGATAATGATACCAACCCAAATAATACCCCACCCACCGATGTGGACAGCACACCCGATACCAACCCCACCAACGATGCGGGCGGTAATCCAAACTCGGGCAGTGATAACAGCATCACGGGTAACGGGAAAGGAACACCGGGTGATACCAACCCGGCAACCGATGAGGACGACGAAGACCCCGCTATCATTTACGTACAACCCTGTACGTTAGGGGTCAATCTATTAACCACTGAGGCCCACTGTGGCAAGGCCGATGGTCAGGCCACGGTCACGGTCAACACGGGTGTTGCTCCCTATACCTACGCCTGGAGTACAGGAGCCAGCACCTCGGCCATTACGGGTTTGAGTGGTGGTCAGACGTTTACAGTAACGGTGACCGATGCCAATGGCTGCAAGGATGTGCTGGTGGGCACCATCCAGAGCACAGGCGGGCCAGTCTTGTCCGGTACGGCCGTAGCGGCCAGTTGCCAGCAGGCCACGGGCAGTGCCAGTGTAACGGCCACGGGCGGCACAGGCACCTATACCTACCTGTGGAACACGGGTGCTACCACGGCTACGCTCAGTAACGTAGCGTCGGGCACCTATACCGTAACGGTAACGGATGGAGCAGGCTGCGTAAGTGCCCTAGCCGTCATGGTGCCTAGCACAAGCCCCTTATCGGTGGTGGCTACGCCCACTTCCTCCAGCTGTTTGGGAGCCAATGGCAGTGTAACTCTGACAGTGAGTGGTGGTAGCCAAGCTTACAATTATGTCTGGAATACGGGTGCAACCACGCAGAACCTAACTGCGGTAGCGGGTGGCGCCTATGAAGTAAAAGTAACCGATGCAAACGGCTGTACGGCCATCGCCACTGCCGTAGTGCCCAATACAAGTGCTCCCACGGTGAGCGGCACACCCACCAACCCGATCTGTTTTGGTACCTCGACGGGTAGCGTCAGTCTGGTGGTGAGTGGCGGCAGTGGAGCCTACAGCTATCAATGGGATAATGGGTCAACGGCTCAGAGTCTGACGGGTGTTCAGGCTGGTATTTACAATGTCGTCGTCACGGACGGATCGGGTTGTCGGAGTGGAGCTAGCTTCACGCTGACGCAGCCAAGCCGGATCATAGCGGACATCCAATCGTTGTCGGCGGTATGTAACGCCCAGGGTGGCGTAACGGGCGGCACGCTACAAATCGTGAGTGTAGTAGGGGGCACCCCTGGCTACAGCTATCTGTGGAGTACGGGTAGTGCGGCAACAAGCCTAACAGGTCTGGCGGCTGGCACCTATTCGCTAACGGTGACCGACAGTAAGAATTGTATCGCATTAGGTCAGGCCGTAATTGATCCGTGGCCCACCTGTGCGAAAGCTTCCTTAGGAGACTACGTATGGCTGGATACGAATCAGAACGGCCAGCAAGACCCCACCGAAACTGGAGTCGCCAATGTGACAGCCGTGCTGCACGACGCAACCAGCGGCACAGTGGTAAGCACGACGGTGACCGATGGGAATGGTAAATACTTATTTACGAATTTAAATCCAGGGGATTACTATGTAGTCTTCACGGCTCCCTCGGGCACGACCTTCACGACGGCTAACACTGGCAACGATGCCACCGACAGTGATGTGGCGAGTCTGACCGGTCAGAGTGGTAGCACGGGTGTGTACAGTCTGACGGCGGGTCAACAGAATCTGACTGTGGATGCTGGTCTGATCCCACTGAAAGCTTCCTTAGGCGACTATGTATGGCTGGATACCAATAGTAACGGCCAACAGGACCCCACCGAAACGGGAGTAGCCAGTGTAACGGTTGTGCTGCACGACGCAACCAGCGGCACCGTAGTGAGCACCACCGTGACCGACGGTCAGGGTAAATATCTGTTTACGAATTTAAATCCAGGCGATTACTATGTAGTCTTCACGGCTCCTGCCGGTACGACGTTTACCACACCGAACAGTGGTAACGATGCCACCGACAGTGACGTGGCGAGTCTGACCGGTCAGAGTGGTAGCACGGGTGTGTACAGTCTGACGGCGGGTCAACAGAACCTGACGGTAGATGCCGGGTTGATCCCGCTGAAAGCTTCCCTAGGTGACTATGTATGGTTCGATACGAATCAGAACGGTCAGCAAGACCCCACCGAAACGGGGGTAGCCTCGGTGACGGCAGTACTGCACGATGCGGTGAGCGGCACGGTGGTTTCTACCACAGTGACCGACGGCCAGGGTAAATATCTGTTTACCAATCTGAATCCGGGCAGTTACTACGTGGTATTCACCGCTCCCTCGGGCACGACCTTCACCACGCCCAACAGTGGCAACGATGCCACCGATAGTGATGCGGGTGCAGGTGGCACCACAGGCGTGTACAATCTGACGGCGGGTCAGCAGGATCTGACTGTAGATGCGGGCATCATTCCTGTTCCGGTCTTTGATTTAGCTCTGAAGAAAACCTTAGCCGCCGGTCAGTCTGCCAATGTAACCCCTGGTAGTTCGGTGACCTTCACGGTGACGGTTTATAACCAGGGCAATGTGGACGCGACGAATATTCAGGTGACGGATTACATTCCAACTGGACTAACCCTGAATGATGCGAACTGGACAGCCAATGGCAGCTTAGCGACGCTCAATACAGCGATCGCGAGTCTGTCGGCAGGTCAGAGTGTAACACGGAATATTACCTTCACGGTGGGCTCTAGTGTGCCAGGTAGTTTGACCAACACGGCTGAGATCAGCAGTGCCAGCAATGCCCAGAATCTGCCTGACGTGGATTCGACACCGGATAACAATCCGACTAATGATGGCACGCCGAAGAATGACGTCATCAATGAAAACGGCAAGACGGGTGGCGATGAGGATGATAGCGATCCAGAGGTGATCACGGTGAGTCCGGCCCCGGTGTTTGACTTGGCCTTGAAGAAGACCTTAGGGCCTGGTCAGAGTGCAACAGTGGTTGCTGGCAGCAACGTGACCTTCACGGTGACGGTCTACAACCAGGGCAACGTGGATGCGACCAATGTTCAGGTGACGGATTATATTCCGGCTGGGTTGGTGCTCAACGATGCTAACTGGACAGCCAGCAACGGCACGGCTACGCTGAATACGGCAATTTCTAGCCTGTCGGCAGGTCAAAGCTTAACGCGGAATATCACCTTTATCGTGAGCAATAGTTTCGCGGGCGGTAGTCTGACCAACACGGCTGAGATCAGCAGTGCCAGCAACGCTCAGAATCTGCCCGATAAGGATTCAACGCCTGACAGTGATCCAAATAATGATGGTACGGCTGTCAATGACGATATCAGTGGCGACCATAAGAATAACCCATCGCAGGATGAGGACGATAGTGACCCCGAACCGATCACAGTAACCCCGTTGTGTACGGCCCTCGGTCTGAACACGGGTACGACGCTGGCACTTTGTGGCCAATCCAACGGGATTGCCACAGTGGTGGTGAATGCAGGCAGTGGCGTGGCTCCCTATACCTATCAATGGACTAACGCGCAGGGAACCGCCATTGGCAGTAGCAGTGTCGTTCAGGGTCTTGCCCCCGGCATGTACACCGTAACGGTGACCGACAGCAAAGGTTGTTCTGGTCAGAAGATGGTGACCATCTCTTCGACCAATGCGCCAGCAATCGTAGCCCAGGTAGCCTCCACGAGTTGTGGCCTGGCCAATGGTAGTGCGAGTGTGCAGGTGAGCAGCGGCAGCGGTAACTATACCTACCAGTGGACGACAAGCACGGGCGTCGTAGTGGGCAGCACTGCAAGTGTCAATAATCTGGCAGCGGGCACCTACACGGTGAACGTAGTGGATGCCAACGGGTGTAACAGCATGACCAGTGTAGTAGTGGGTAACAGCACTCCGCTAGCCATCGTGGCAACAGCCCAAAACGCAGTTTGTGGTCAGGCCAATGGCTCGATCACGGCCCAGGTGAGCGGAGGTTCTCCCGCCTACACCTACCAGTGGCGGAATGCCAGTGGGGTGGTGGCTACCAGCCAGAACCTAACCAGTGCGGCACCGGGCAGCTATAGCGTTGTAGTAACGGATGCCACAGGTTGTACGGCTCTGGCTACGGCCAATATCAGTAACGTGGTCGGGCCTCAGGTCTCGGGCGTGCCTACCCATGTGAAGTGCTATGGTACCCAGACGGGTAGCGTGGTGCTCACGGTAACGGGCGGCACCCCACCAATTGGGTATGTGTGGAGCAACGGCTCGACGAATAAAGATTTGACCAACGTCGGAGCGGGCGTCTACACGGTAACGGCTCGGGATGCCAACGGATGTATGGCAGTTCAGAGCTTCACCATCACCCAACCGACCGAGATCGCAGCTATTTTCCTGCCGACGCTACCAACCTGTACAAGTCTGACGGGTGGTAGTGTGAGTCTGGTGAGCATCACTGGTGGTACGGCTCCATATAGTTACACCTGGAGTACGGGTGCCACAACGGCCAGCATCAGCGGGCTATCGGGCGGCATCTACACCCTGACCGTTCAGGATGCCAATGGCTGTATTGCATCGCCCCTGGCGGTGTTGCCCACTCCGAGCAACTGCACTACGCCCGTGTTTGACCTGGCGTTGAAGAAAACCTTAGCCGCCGGTCAGCCAGCCAGTGTAACCCCTGGCAGTTCAGTGACCTTCACAGTGACGGTCTACAATCAGGGCAACGTGGACGCGACCAATGTTCAGGTAACGGATTACATCCCAACCGGGCTAACGCTCAACGATGCCAACTGGATCGCCAATGGCAGCTTAGCGACACTGAATACAACAATCGCGAGCCTGTCGGCGGGCCAGAGTGTAACGCGCAACATCACCTTCACGGTGAGTTCGAGTGTGCCAGGTAGTTTGACCAACACAGCTGAGATCAGTAGTGCGAGCAACGCTCAGAATCTGCCCGACGTGGATTCGACGCCGGATAGTAATCCGAACAACGATGGTACGCCGGTGAATGACGATACGAGTGGTGATCATAAGAGCAACCCGTCTCAGGATGAGGACGATAGCGATCCAGAGGTGATCACGGTTACCCCAACCCCGGTCTTCGACCTGGCGTTGAAGAAAACCCTCGCAACTGGCCAGTCAGCCAATGTAACCCCTGGCAGTTCAGTGACCTTCACGGTGACGGTCTATAACCAGGGCAACGTGGATGCCACCAACGTTCAGGTGACGGATTATATCCCAACTAGCCTAACGCTGAACGATGCCAACTGGAGTGCGAACAATGGCTTAGCGACGCTGAATACAACGATCGCGAGCCTGTCGGCAGGCCAGAGTGTAACGCGGAATATCACCTTCACCGTGAGTAACAGTTTCGTAGGCAGTTTGACGAACGTAGCTGAGATCAGCAGTGCCAGCAATGCGCTGAACTTGCCTGATAAGGACTCTAATCCGGATAATAATCCGGGCAACGATGGCACACCCATCAACGACGATCTGAATGGTGACCATAAGGGTAATCCTGCTGACGACGAGGATGATAGTGATCCTGAAGTGATTACGGTGAGTCCAACTCCGGTCTTCGACCTGGCCTTGACCAAGAAATTGGCTAGTGGTCAGAGTGCGACGGTGGTAGCGGGTGGTCAGGTAACCTTCACGGTGACGGTCTACAACCAGGGTAATGTGGATGCCACCAACGTTCAGGTGACGGACTATATCCCAACGGGCCTAACGCTGAATGATGCCAACTGGACAGCCAGCAATGGTCAGGCGACACTCAATACGGCGATTTCGAGTCTGTCGGCAGGCCAGAGCCTAACGCGGAACATCACCTTCACGGTGAGCAGCAGTTTCGCGGGCGGTAATTTGACCAACGTGACCGAGATTAGCAGTGCCAGCAATGCCCAGAATCTGCCTGATGTGGATTCGACACCGGACAACAATCCGAACAACGATGGTACGCCGAAGAATGACGTCATCAATGAAAATGGCAAGACGGGCGGTGATGAGGATGATAGTGATCCAGAGGTGATCACGGTAACTCCGCTGAAGGCCAGTCTGGGCGATTATGTCTGGTACGATAACAACAAGAATGGCCAGCAGGATGCCAATGAGCCGCCAGCGGTTGGGGTAACGGTGACGCTCTATAATGCGAGCACCAACCAGCCCATCAGTACCACGGTAACGGATGGCACGGGTCATTACCTGTTCACCAATCTGGATCCAGGCACCTACTATGTAGTCTTCACGGCACCGAGTGGGGCGGCCTTCACGACGGTTGATACGGGCAACGATACGACCGACAGCGATGCTGGGGTAGGGGGTAAGACGGGGAACTACACCCTGGCAGCGGGCGAGCAAAACCTGACGGTAGATGCGGGTCTGATTCCGAAGTGTACGAGTCCAAATTGTTTTACAACCATTACCGTGAAATAGAAGGGGCGGTATTCGGTTTACGTTCTGAAAACCGAATACCGTGACCTGCTTTCCTTTTGTCATCCGACGAAGGAGGATGACAAAAGGCTACCCAGTAACACCTGTTGAGTCACCACCAAGGGAGATTCTAAAGTATGAACGGATTAATGACTAACAGACCATCGATGGAAACGAAATCCGATACATTACGGGTCACCAGCGTACAGCCGTGTACCAAAGCCGTTGCTGCGATAATAGCATCAGGGAGCTTGATTTTGCGTTGGCGACGAATGGCAATGGTTTGGTTTGCCACCGTTTTGTCCAATGGTAAAATAATAGAGTCGGCAATTAGAGCTTCCATGCTTCGTAAAGCCGTCTCGCTTTCAAAAGGAAAGCCTAATAACTCAATTTCTGTTATGATCGAAATAAATAGTCGTTCTCTGGTAGCTTCTCTAAGAAATAAACTGGCTTTGGTATCTGAAATGCCTTTCTCCATGTATATCAGGATGTTGGTATCTAGGAGCGTCCCCATTCGTTTCGAATTTCGGTTAAGTATTTTTCAAAGGACTCCGTATCCAGATCGGGTATACTCCCATTATGCTTATCGAATAATGACTGATTTTCCTGGTTCATGGAGGAAGTGGTTTCTTCCTGCACCTGAATAGCGTCGACAAAATCCATCGATTTCAGTAGTTCGACGAGATAGCTCATTTTTTGACGATTGCTAACCCTGATTTGAATAGTCATTGGCATACTGGTTTTGCGTATCGAACAAAGTTAACCGAAAAAAAAGCAGCATAACAAAAGGGTGTAGAATGACATCAGAAGACTTGAATACAAAGGCTAACTGTATGTAAATCCTATTCGTATATAGATAACCGTTAGTTAATGAAATGATAAAAAGTAACACCTACTCACCGTAAAAACATGACGAATCATCAGCCAGAACCAAACCCCACTTTTCCCAATTGAGACGCTTTTTGGTCATTCCGACGACAGGAGGAATCTCAAAGCCTCCCATAAATCAAGCTTGACCGGGCCGCTAGAACCATGATAAAAAACACCCCTTGCGCCAACGACCTGGTTAAACCAACGAGCAGTCTTTCGTACTAATTAGTCAAATTGTAACTTAAAAATGTAATTATGGAACGCATTTTGTATAAACAAAAAGTGATACTATTTATTATAACCAGCTTTATCCTTTGGGTAAGCCTTCAACCAAATCAAGTGACAGAAACACAATTGCCAGATCGGAACCTGTCTGGCCAACCGACCGTAAGCCCCCATCAATGGGCCTGGCTTTCAACAATCCAGAACGCTGTATACACAGGCAAACAGCGCTCCGACGCTGTACTGTATGATGACTTGGGAGCGCATGCTACCAGTTACCGAAGGTTAGACCGCTTACTAATGCCCTGGAACCGACAGGGAGCACCCCCGCCTGGTGCTGGCTATTACTCGATTTTCGTATCACACTGTAATCAACGCACCATAGACGAATATCTCTATCCATTCTCCAAATCATGACCAGGCAACACCTATTCCGACAGATGCTTCGTTCGAGCCTGCCCTATCTGGGTGTGTGCAGGAAGCAAATTCCATTAGATACGATACCGGCGAAAAAGCCACCCACCGATCAAGCTATGGGACAAACAACTACGCAAATAATGACAAGGATGAAACAATCCTTCATATCTGCTGCCCAGTATGCTGGGAAGCGATATAGCACCGTTTGGTGGCTGTCGCCTTTATTGATCCTGTTCGTGTTGACCTTCCCCGCCAGTAGCATGGTTAATAAAGTGGTGAAAGGCGCGGCTGATTCAATAATAGGCACGATCACCAACCTGGCCAGTGTTACTGATGCAGCTATTTCAAAGGTAGGTCCAACTACGGTTAGCCCAAGCGGAGTGGTGAGTTATACCTTGCTGGTATCTAACCAAGGCACTACCGATCTGACGAACGTAACGGTGACCGACCCCGTTGCTGCCAACTTCAACGTGACCAGTGTTTCCTGTAATGCGGGCAGTGGCAGTGGAACAGCGGCTTCGTGTCCAACCAGTCCCACCCCGGCAGGACTCCAATCGGGGCTGGTGATTCCGAGCATTCCGGCAAATTCGGCGGTGGCGCTGGTGGTAACCGGAACCGCTACCGGAGCAATTGGGAGTAGTATTACCAACACAGCTACGGTTTCAGTGACTGGCGATACCAACTCCGGCAACAACAGCTCGACGGCGGTAACTCAGATCACCAATCCCTCCTGTACAGGTACGCAATCGGTGTACAAGCTAGACCCTACAGCAACGGCAGCCGCCAATAGTGTTTCAGCCAATGGCGGTACCATCAGTTTGGTCTATAGCCTGAGCAGTGGCCCCGCCGTTACGGGAATTGGCAATAGTTTCACCGTACCCCTGCAATACTCCGACCTGAACGCCTATAATGGCACTGACCATCAGTGGAGTCTGATTGGTTCTATGTTTAGCTATTCTCCCTATGGAGTTGGTAGTAATGGCTTTTCCATCGGTCCAGCTACGGCCATTGCAGGAGTGGGGTTGGAAACTGGTTCTATTTTTAATGGCCTCCCTGCCAACAATCTACAGCAGGAAGCATGGGCAGGAACGGCTAGGGATGCCGAGTTTAAGAACTGGATACAGACTGGCGCTATTGACCCAGTCGGCACCTTCTCGATTACAGTGGGTGATATTCCCGCTACGCCCTCGGGTTATTCTCTAGTATCGAAGGGCTTCACCATTGAAGGAGAAGCGAATGCCAGTACGAATGGCAATGGATTTGACCAGGCGGGCTTTTGGCTTCACCCTGTAGAACAAACCCTCTATTATAATGCAGCTAATACTTCATACCAAATTCCTTTAGAGGTTCCTTACAATAGTTCGCATAGCTATATCTACACAGCTTTTAGCTATCAGTCGATAAATGTGCGTGCAAATGCAGGTGGAATCCGTGGGGCTGTTTTTACGGGTCAGGTTGTCTTTCAAAATACCGCTAGCTGCGGAGCCGATCTGTCAGTTACTAAAACGCCTTCGTCGGGCACGGTGCTGGCTGGTAACCCGGTCACCTATACCGTCGTCGTATCGAACGCTGGGTCATTGGCTGCCAATGGCGCGACCGTGAGCGATCCAGCCGTAGCCAACTTTACGGCTACCAGTGTGAGTTGCTCGGGAGCTTCGGGTGGAGCGGTATGCCCCACTGTCAGCGTAGCCTCGTTGCAATCGGGTAATGTTACGATCGGTACGTTCCCTTCAGGTAGTAGTGTTACGCTGGTAATAACGGGTCTGGCTGGTTCGAGTGGCACCATTGCCAATACGGTCACTGTAACCCCACCCAATGGCACATCTGACTTTAATATGGCTAATAATAGTCGTACGGCTACCACGCCAATTGGTGTAGCTATAGTGGCCAATCCTGAATCCACCACGACCTCGCCCGGCACAGCCGTAACCATTCCGGTGTTATCCAATGATACAGACAATGGCTCACCGGCTACCACCTCGAATGTGACCTTGCCCACTATCTCGACACCCCCGGTAACGGGAACGGCCACCGTCAACAACGATGGTACAATTACCTATACACCGCCACCAGGCTATAATGGGCCAGTCAGTTTTACGTACACCATTTGCGACAAAACTACCCCAACTGTGTGCAGTACGGCGGTAGTGACGGTCAATGTACAGTGTGATAAGTACACGTTGTTTATAGGTGAACAGAATTTTACGACTGGCATTCCTACAACACTGGTAATG
Proteins encoded in this region:
- a CDS encoding type II toxin-antitoxin system VapC family toxin, whose protein sequence is MGTLLDTNILIYMEKGISDTKASLFLREATRERLFISIITEIELLGFPFESETALRSMEALIADSIILPLDKTVANQTIAIRRQRKIKLPDAIIAATALVHGCTLVTRNVSDFVSIDGLLVINPFIL